The Pontibacter sp. SGAir0037 DNA segment AGTGCTTGCTGACCTGGCGATGAATCACCCGGAAGCTTTCACAAGCATCATCAATAAAGTAAAGTAATTTACTAGATAATATCTCCGGAAAGGCTTAGCTACTGCTAAGCCTTTTTTGTTTTATAGTTGCCACGGCTTCCTAAAACCAAATTCACTTTTTAAAGTATACCTGCCTCAGCTGGATGGCTATAAAATTTATCAGTATATTTGGTAACAAGGCCATGGTATAGCACAGATCTGAACATTCTTTATGAAAATAATCGAGTGCCCGCGCGATGCGATGCAGGGGCTGAAGCAGTTCATTCCTACACAAACCAAAATCGCTTATTTAAACCAGCTCTTACAAGTTGGCTTCGATACCATTGACTGCGGTAGTTTTGTTTCTGCTAAGGCTATACCACAAATGCAGGACACGGCAGAGGTGCTGGCCGGCCTGGATATGATAAGCACCTCCTCAAAACTTTTAGCCATTGTTGCCAATGTAAGGGGGGCAGAGGAAGCCGTAAGCCATGAGCAAATTACGTACCTGGGTTTCCCGTTATCTGTTTCCGAAACCTTTCAGCAAAGGAATACCAACAAAAGCATTGCCGAAGCGATAAAGGAACTGGACCGCATACAGGAGCTATGCCAGCAGCATTCAAAAATACTGGTTACCTACATTTCGATGGGGTTTGGCAACTCATACAACGATCCCTGGAATGCGGAAACAGTGGTAAAGTTTGCGGAGACATTGCACCAGTCAGGCGTAAAAATCATTTCCTTATCTGACACAATAGGTGTATCGAATCCCGAAACTATCACATACCTCTTTAAGCACCTGATTCCAGCCTTTCCCGACATAGAGTTCGGAGCACATTTACATACAACTCCCGGTTCCTGGCTGGAAAAAGCTGAGGCAGCTTACGAGGCAGGTTGTCAGCGTTTTGATGGGGCAATACGCGGATTTGGAGGTTGCCCGATGGCAAATGATGAGCTGATCGGAAACATGGCTACAGAAAATTTGATAAATTACTTCCGTAATATCGGTTTAAATTTAAATATTGATCAGGAAGCGTTTGATAAAGCCATGGCTCAGGCAGGCGCTGTATTTTCATAACTATGGCAAAAAGAATTGTTGTTGATATATTTATTCCCTGCTTCGTAGACCAGTGCTTTCCGGATACGGCCATGAACATGGTAAAGGTGCTGGAAAGGCTAGGCTGTGAGGTGAACTATAATCCTAACCAGACCTGTTGCGGACAGCCTGCCTTTAATGCGGGCTTCTTTGATGAGGCAAGAGAAGTAGCCAATAAATTTCTGGATGATTTTTCAAATGATAGCTCCCACTACATTGTAGCTCCTTCGGCATCTTGCGTAGGTATGGTACGGAATGCTTACCAGGATATTTTTGTAAAATCGTCGAACCTGGTGAAGTACCGCACTATGCAAAAGAAGGTATATGAGCTGACAGAATTCCTGACCGACGTTATCGGCATTGTGAGCGTTCCTGGTGCAGCTTTATTTGGGAAGGCTACTTACCACGATTCCTGTAGTGCCTTAAGAGAGTGTGGCATAAAAGCCGGTCCAAGAGCATTGCTGCAGGGAGTAGAAGGGCTGGAACTAATGGAAATGGAAGATAACGAAACCTGCTGCGGCTTTGGCGGTACGTTTGCGGTAAAGTTTGAAGCCATTTCTTCAGCTATGGCCGAACAGAAAGTAGAGAATGCTTTAGCAACCGGGGCCGACTATATTGTTTCTACTGACTCTAGTTGTTTAATGCACATCGACGCATATATTAAGAAGCAGAATAAGCCTATCAGGACTATGCATATTGTCGATGTATTGGCTAGCGGCTGGTAAAGCTGTTTTGTGGTAAATGAAATGGCATTCCTTACCAGGAATGCCATTTCATTTACATAATAGAGGCTTTGGCTATAAGACAGTAAACAGTATAAGCAGGTAGTGGTTGGAATAATGTATAATTGTACTTCTTTTTTTGAAAAAAACGTACCTGTCTTCATACATATTATCAGATCCACAATTTGTATTAATCTTTCCTAAACGTTGCCAGCAACTTTGTTTTAAAGAGAAATGTAGCTATATAAGCTTATAAATCAATGTAATGCCTTGCAAGAACGCCTTAAGCATATAATTTCTTTTGTTCTGGCTTTCAAAACACGTGTAAAG contains these protein-coding regions:
- a CDS encoding (Fe-S)-binding protein, which codes for MAKRIVVDIFIPCFVDQCFPDTAMNMVKVLERLGCEVNYNPNQTCCGQPAFNAGFFDEAREVANKFLDDFSNDSSHYIVAPSASCVGMVRNAYQDIFVKSSNLVKYRTMQKKVYELTEFLTDVIGIVSVPGAALFGKATYHDSCSALRECGIKAGPRALLQGVEGLELMEMEDNETCCGFGGTFAVKFEAISSAMAEQKVENALATGADYIVSTDSSCLMHIDAYIKKQNKPIRTMHIVDVLASGW
- a CDS encoding hydroxymethylglutaryl-CoA lyase; protein product: MKIIECPRDAMQGLKQFIPTQTKIAYLNQLLQVGFDTIDCGSFVSAKAIPQMQDTAEVLAGLDMISTSSKLLAIVANVRGAEEAVSHEQITYLGFPLSVSETFQQRNTNKSIAEAIKELDRIQELCQQHSKILVTYISMGFGNSYNDPWNAETVVKFAETLHQSGVKIISLSDTIGVSNPETITYLFKHLIPAFPDIEFGAHLHTTPGSWLEKAEAAYEAGCQRFDGAIRGFGGCPMANDELIGNMATENLINYFRNIGLNLNIDQEAFDKAMAQAGAVFS